Proteins co-encoded in one Acanthopagrus latus isolate v.2019 chromosome 10, fAcaLat1.1, whole genome shotgun sequence genomic window:
- the LOC119026714 gene encoding low affinity immunoglobulin gamma Fc region receptor III-like isoform X4, whose amino-acid sequence MEESCLLWLLVVTSLLSGCTHQASLNISPNRTQMFKGEFVSLRCEEDDSSDGWTVTRNTTEETRTQCKDWGEPAGSVCTISYISTWDSGVYWCESTGGAASSSITITVTGGAVILQSPVHPVMEGDDVTLTCKTQTSNLSAHFFKNGSFIRTEPTGHMTIHHVSRSDEGFYKCNTISDGESPPSWITVTEKPASTSSPPLDALMLTVSVVLPSLLVVVIVLVVQRLLVRRLINRKPKAAAEEGGGDDISDDIRDDIRDDIRDDITYSDVRISRPPEQPIRRSGENDPAVVYSAVRPAEDLSYGQVVFKDKKTNRTRGLKSEPEVLYSSLR is encoded by the exons ATGGAGGAATCatgtctgctgtggctgctcg TTGTGACGTCACTGCTGAGCGGCTGCACACACCAAG cctctctgaACATCAGTCCTAACAGAACTCAGATGTTTAAAGGAGAGTTTGTCTCTCTGAGGTGTGAGGAGGACGACAGCTCTGATGGATGGACGGTGACGAGGAACACGACTGAAGAAACCAGGACTCAGTGTAAAGACTGGGGAGAACCAGCTGGTTCTGTCTGTACCATCAGCTACATCAGCACATGGGACAGTGGAGTTTACTGGTGTGAGTCCACAGGCGGAGCAGCCAGTAGCAGCATCACCATCACTGTCACTG gTGGAGCAGTGATCCTGCAGAGTCCTGTCCACCctgtgatggagggagatgatGTCACTCTCACCTGTAAAACACAGACCTCCAACCTCTCAgctcatttctttaaaaatggcTCCTTCATCAGGACTGAGCCTACAGGTCACATGACCATCCACCATGTTTCCAGGTCTGATGAAGGATTCTACAAGTGTAACACCATCAGTGATGGAGAGTCTCCACCCAGCTGGATCACTGTCACAG aGAAACCTGCTTCaacctcatctcctcctcttgaTGCTTTGATGTTGACTGTTTCAGTTGTTCTACCCAGTCTGCTGGTTGTTGTGATTGTTCTGGTTGTGCAGCGTCTACTGGTGAGACGACTCATCAACAGGAAACCTAAAG cagcagcagaagaaggaggaggtgatgacatcagtgatgacatcagagaTGACATCAGAGATGACATCAGAGATGACATCACCTACAGTGATGTTAGAATATCACGTCCCCcagaacagccaatcagacgaAGCGGAG AGAATGATCCAGCTGTGGTTTACTCTGCAGTGAGACCAGCAGAAGACCTCAGTTATGGGCAAGTCGTCTtcaaagacaagaagacaaacaggacCAGAG